The following proteins are encoded in a genomic region of Syngnathoides biaculeatus isolate LvHL_M chromosome 15, ASM1980259v1, whole genome shotgun sequence:
- the LOC133513430 gene encoding calmodulin-alpha-like isoform X1, producing the protein MADQLTEEQIAEFKEAFSLFDKDGDGTITTKELGTVMRSLGQNPTEAELQDMINEVDADGNGTIDFPEFLTMMARKMKDTDSEEEIREAFRVFDKDGNGFISAAELRHVMTNLGEKLTDEEVDEMIREADVDGDGQVNYEEFVKMMMSK; encoded by the exons ATG GCTGACCAACTCACAGAGGAGCAGATTGCTG AGTTCAAGGAGGCCTTCTCCCTGTTCGataaggatggagatgggacCATCACCACAAAGGAGCTGGGCACTGTCATGAGGTCGCTGGGTCAGAACCCGACAGAGGCCGAACTCCAGGACATGATCAACGAGGTGGATGCTGATG GCAACGGTACAATTGACTTCCCCGAGTTCTTGACGATGATGGCCAGGAAGATGAAGGACACTGACAGCGAAGAGGAGATCAGGGAGGCTTTCAGGGTCTTTGACAAG GACGGCAACGGCTTCATCAGTGCTGCTGAGCTGCGTCACGTGATGACTAATCTGGGCGagaagctgacagatgaggaagTGGACGAGATGATCAGGGAAGCAGACGTCGACGGAGACGGACAGGTCAACTACGAAG AGTTTGTTAAAATGATGATGTCCAAATGA
- the LOC133513430 gene encoding calmodulin-like isoform X2 encodes MRSLGQNPTEAELQDMINEVDADGNGTIDFPEFLTMMARKMKDTDSEEEIREAFRVFDKDGNGFISAAELRHVMTNLGEKLTDEEVDEMIREADVDGDGQVNYEEFVKMMMSK; translated from the exons ATGAGGTCGCTGGGTCAGAACCCGACAGAGGCCGAACTCCAGGACATGATCAACGAGGTGGATGCTGATG GCAACGGTACAATTGACTTCCCCGAGTTCTTGACGATGATGGCCAGGAAGATGAAGGACACTGACAGCGAAGAGGAGATCAGGGAGGCTTTCAGGGTCTTTGACAAG GACGGCAACGGCTTCATCAGTGCTGCTGAGCTGCGTCACGTGATGACTAATCTGGGCGagaagctgacagatgaggaagTGGACGAGATGATCAGGGAAGCAGACGTCGACGGAGACGGACAGGTCAACTACGAAG AGTTTGTTAAAATGATGATGTCCAAATGA